From Cervus elaphus chromosome 25, mCerEla1.1, whole genome shotgun sequence, one genomic window encodes:
- the SLC12A7 gene encoding solute carrier family 12 member 7 isoform X2, with translation MSQRFVVTPAAGGAGDAGPRPGGNDGQSSSSGQGPDADPAPSPEPPAVDALPILRYCREPSRYYGDGHPRESSPFISHGEADTESVYEGKNMALFEEEMDSNPMVSSLLNKLANYTNLSQGVVEHEEAEDSRRRQAKSPGMGTFIGVYLPCLQNILGVILFLRLTWIVGAAGVLESFLIVSMCCTCTMLTAISMSAIATNGVVPAGGSYYMISRSLGPEFGGAVGLCFYLGTTFAGAMYILGTIEIFLTYISPGAAIVHPEGAGGEAAALLHNMRVYGTCTLALMATVVFVGVKYVNKLALVFLACVVLSILAIYAGVIKTAFDPPDIPVCLLGNRTLSRRGFDVCAKVHTANNGSATTALWGIFCNGSADSTSCDQYFLHNNVTEIQGIPGVASGVLLDNLWSAYADKGAFVEKKGVPSVAVPEEARARGLPYVLTDIMTYFTMLVGIYFPSVTGIMAGSNRSGDLRDAQKSIPTGTILAIVTTSFIYLSCIVLFGACIEGVILRDKFGEALQGNLVIGMLAWPSPWVIVIGSFFSTCGAGLQSLTGAPRLLQAIARDSIVPFLQVFGHGKANGEPTWALLLTALICETGILIASLDSVAPILSMFFLMCYMFVNLACALQTLLRTPSWRPRFKYYHWTLSFLGMSLCFALMFICSWYYALCAMLIAGCIYKYIEYRGAEKEWGDGIRGLSLNAARYALLHVEHGPLHTKNWRPQVLVLLNLDTEQHVKHPRLLSFTSQLKAGRGLTIVGSVLEGTFLDKHVEAQQAEENIRALMSAEKTKGFCQLVVSSSLRDGMSHLIQSAGLGAMKHNTVLVGWPGAWRQADGPSSWRNFVDTVRDTTAAQQALLVAKNVDLFPHNQQRFSSGHIDVWWIVHDGGLLMLLPFLLRQHKVWRRCQMRIFTVAQVDDNSIQMKKDLQTFLYHLRISAEVEVVEMVENDISAFTYERTLMMEQRSQMLKQMQLSKTEREREAQLIHDRNTASHSAMASRAQVPSTPDRVQMTWTKEKLVAEKHRNKDTTVSGFKDLFSLKPSQSNVRRMHTAVRLNGVVLDKSQDAQLVLLNMPGPPKNRQGDENYMEFLEVLTEGLNRVLLVRGSGREVVTIYS, from the exons GAGACGGACACCCCAGGGAGAGCAGCCCGTTCATCAGCCATGGGGAGGCGGACACAGAGAGCGTCTACGAAGGGAAGAACATGGCGCTCTTTGAG GAGGAGATGGACAGTAACCCGATGGTTTCCTCGCTGCTCAACAAGCTGGCCAACTACACCAACCTGAGCCAGGGCGTGGTAGAGCATGAGGAGGCAGAGGACAGCCGGCGGCGGCAGGCCAAG AGCCCTGGCATGGGCACCTTCATCGGCGTCTACCTGCCCTGCCTGCAGAACATTCTGGGCGTGATCCTCTTTCTGCGCCTCACGTGGATCGTGGGAGCAGCCGGCGTGCTGGAGTCCTTCCTCATCGTGTCCATGTGCTGCACCTGT ACGATGCTGACCGCCATCTCCATGAGCGCGATTGCGACCAATGGTGTGGTCCCAG CTGGCGGCTCCTACTACATGATATCGCGGTCTCTGGGGCCGGAGTTCGGCGGGGCCGTGGGCCTCTGCTTCTACCTGGGCACCACATTTGCGGGGGCCATGTACATTTTGGGGACCATTGAGATTTTTTTG ACCTACATCTCCCCCGGTGCAGCCATCGTGCACCCCGAGGGCGCGGGGGGCGAGGCCGCAGCCCTGCTGCACAACATGCGCGTGTACGGGACCTGCACGCTGGCCCTCATGGCCACAGTGGTCTTCGTGGGCGTCAAGTACGTCAACAAGCTGGCCCTGGTGTTCCTGGCATGCGTGGTGCTCTCCATCCTCGCCATCTACGCCGGCGTCATCAAAACTGCCTTCGACCCGCCCGACATCCC GGTCTGTCTGCTGGGGAACCGCACGCTGTCCCGACGTGGTTTCGACGTCTGTGCCAAAGTCCACACCGCCAACAATGGCTCAGCGACCACCGCGCTCTGGGGCATCTTCTGCAACGGCTCCGCGGACAGCACCTCCTGCGACCAGTACTTCCTCCACAACAACGTCACCGAGATCCAGGGCATCCCGGGCGTGGCCAGTGGTGTCCTCCTGG ACAACCTGTGGAGCGCGTACGCGGATAAGGGGGCATTTGTGGAGAAAAAGGGGGTGCCCTCAGTGGCCGTGCCGGAGGAGGCCCGTGCCCGTGGGCTGCCCTACGTGCTCACCGACATCATGACCTACTTCACCATGCTGGTCGGCATCTACTTCCCATCCGTGACCG GCATCATGGCGGGCTCAAACCGGTCTGGGGACCTCAGGGATGCGCAGAAGTCCATCCCCACCGGGACCATCCTGGCCATCGTGACCACGTCTTTCATTT ACCTCTCTTGCATCGTGCTTTTCGGGGCCTGCATCGAAGGCGTGATCTTACGAGATAA gttcGGGGAGGCCCTGCAGGGGAACCTCGTCATCGGGATGCTGGCCTGGCCTTCACCCTGGGTCATCGTCATCGGCTCCTTCTTCTCCACCTGTGGGGCCGGCCTGCAGAGCCTGACTGGGGCACCACGCCTGCTGCAGGCCATCGCCCGGGACTCCATCGTCCCCTTCCTGCAG GTGTTTGGCCATGGGAAGGCCAACGGGGAGCCCACGTGGGCCCTGCTGCTCACAGCGCTCATCTGCGAGACAGGCATCCTCATCGCCTCCCTGGACAGCGTGGCCCCCATCCTGTCCAT GTTTTTCCTCATGTGCTACATGTTCGTGAACCTGGCCTGTGCCCTGCAGACGCTGCTGCGCACGCCCAGCTGGCGCCCGCGCTTCAAGTACTACCACTG GACCCTGTCCTTCCTGGGCATGAGCCTCTGCTTCGCCCTGATGTTCATCTGCTCCTGGTACTACGCGCTGTGCGCCATGCTCATTGCCGGCTGCATCTACAAGTACATCGAGTACCGCGG AGCCGAGAAGGAGTGGGGCGATGGCATCCGCGGGCTGTCCTTGAATGCCGCCCGCTACGCCCTGCTGCATGTGGAGCACGGCCCGCTGCATACCAAGAACTGGAG GCCCCAGGTGCTGGTGCTGCTGAACCTGGACACCGAGCAGCACGTGAAGCACCCCCGCCTGCTCTCCTTCACGTCGCAGCTCAAGGCCGGCAGGGGCCTGACCATCGTGGGCTCCGTGCTGGAGGGCACCTTCCTGGACAAGCATGTGGAGGCCCAGCAGGCCGAGGAG AACATCCGGGCCCTGATGAGCGCCGAGAAGACCAAGGGCTTCTGCCAGCTGGTGGTGTCGTCCAGCCTGCGGGACGGCATGTCGCACCTCATCCAGTCGGCCGGCCTGGGGGCCATGAAGCACAATACGGTGCTCGTGGGCTGGCCCGGGGCCTGGAGGCAGGCAGACGGCCCCTCCTCCTGGAGGAACTTCGTGG ACACCGTGCGTGACACCACAGCTGCCCAGCAGGCCCTGCTGGTGGCCAAGAACGTGGACCTGTTCCCCCACAACCAGCAGCGCTTCAGCAGCGGGCACATCGACGTCTGGTGGATCGTCCACGACGGGGGCCTGCTCATGCTGTTGCCCTTCCTGCTGCGGCAGCACAAG GTGTGGAGGAGGTGTCAGATGCGCATCTTCACGGTGGCCCAGGTGGACGACAACAGCATCCAGATGAAGAAGGACCTGCAGACCTTCCTGTACCACCTGCGGATCAGCGCcgaggtggaggtggtggagatg GTGGAGAACGACATCTCAGCCTTCACCTACGAGCGGACGCTGATGATGGAGCAGCGGTCACAAATGCTGAAGCAGATGCAGCTGTCCAAGACGGAGCGGGAACGGGAG gcTCAGCTCATCCATGATAGGAACACGGCTTCCCACTCGGCCATGGCCAGCAGGGCCCAGGTCCCGTCCACGCCCGACAGGGTGCAGATGACCTGGACGAAGGAGAAGCTGGTTGCTGAGAAGCATCGGAACAAGGACACCACCGTGTCCGGGTTCAAGGACCTCTTCAGCCTGAAGCC GAGCCAGTCCAACGTGAGGCGGATGCACACAGCCGTGCGGCTCAACGGCGTCGTCCTGGACAAGTCGCAGGACGCCCAGCTGGTCCTGCTGAACATGCCGGGGCCCCCCAAGAACCGGCAGGGGGATGAGAACT ACATGGAGTTCCTTGAGGTCCTGACCGAGGGGCTGAACAGGGTGCTGTTGGTCAGGGGCAGCGGCCGGGAGGTGGTCACCATCTACTCATAG
- the SLC12A7 gene encoding solute carrier family 12 member 7 isoform X5 has protein sequence MALFEEEMDSNPMVSSLLNKLANYTNLSQGVVEHEEAEDSRRRQAKSPGMGTFIGVYLPCLQNILGVILFLRLTWIVGAAGVLESFLIVSMCCTCTMLTAISMSAIATNGVVPAGGSYYMISRSLGPEFGGAVGLCFYLGTTFAGAMYILGTIEIFLTYISPGAAIVHPEGAGGEAAALLHNMRVYGTCTLALMATVVFVGVKYVNKLALVFLACVVLSILAIYAGVIKTAFDPPDIPVCLLGNRTLSRRGFDVCAKVHTANNGSATTALWGIFCNGSADSTSCDQYFLHNNVTEIQGIPGVASGVLLDNLWSAYADKGAFVEKKGVPSVAVPEEARARGLPYVLTDIMTYFTMLVGIYFPSVTGIMAGSNRSGDLRDAQKSIPTGTILAIVTTSFIYLSCIVLFGACIEGVILRDKFGEALQGNLVIGMLAWPSPWVIVIGSFFSTCGAGLQSLTGAPRLLQAIARDSIVPFLQVFGHGKANGEPTWALLLTALICETGILIASLDSVAPILSMFFLMCYMFVNLACALQTLLRTPSWRPRFKYYHWTLSFLGMSLCFALMFICSWYYALCAMLIAGCIYKYIEYRGAEKEWGDGIRGLSLNAARYALLHVEHGPLHTKNWRPQVLVLLNLDTEQHVKHPRLLSFTSQLKAGRGLTIVGSVLEGTFLDKHVEAQQAEENIRALMSAEKTKGFCQLVVSSSLRDGMSHLIQSAGLGAMKHNTVLVGWPGAWRQADGPSSWRNFVDTVRDTTAAQQALLVAKNVDLFPHNQQRFSSGHIDVWWIVHDGGLLMLLPFLLRQHKVWRRCQMRIFTVAQVDDNSIQMKKDLQTFLYHLRISAEVEVVEMVENDISAFTYERTLMMEQRSQMLKQMQLSKTEREREAQLIHDRNTASHSAMASRAQVPSTPDRVQMTWTKEKLVAEKHRNKDTTVSGFKDLFSLKPEWGNLSQSNVRRMHTAVRLNGVVLDKSQDAQLVLLNMPGPPKNRQGDENYMEFLEVLTEGLNRVLLVRGSGREVVTIYS, from the exons ATGGCGCTCTTTGAG GAGGAGATGGACAGTAACCCGATGGTTTCCTCGCTGCTCAACAAGCTGGCCAACTACACCAACCTGAGCCAGGGCGTGGTAGAGCATGAGGAGGCAGAGGACAGCCGGCGGCGGCAGGCCAAG AGCCCTGGCATGGGCACCTTCATCGGCGTCTACCTGCCCTGCCTGCAGAACATTCTGGGCGTGATCCTCTTTCTGCGCCTCACGTGGATCGTGGGAGCAGCCGGCGTGCTGGAGTCCTTCCTCATCGTGTCCATGTGCTGCACCTGT ACGATGCTGACCGCCATCTCCATGAGCGCGATTGCGACCAATGGTGTGGTCCCAG CTGGCGGCTCCTACTACATGATATCGCGGTCTCTGGGGCCGGAGTTCGGCGGGGCCGTGGGCCTCTGCTTCTACCTGGGCACCACATTTGCGGGGGCCATGTACATTTTGGGGACCATTGAGATTTTTTTG ACCTACATCTCCCCCGGTGCAGCCATCGTGCACCCCGAGGGCGCGGGGGGCGAGGCCGCAGCCCTGCTGCACAACATGCGCGTGTACGGGACCTGCACGCTGGCCCTCATGGCCACAGTGGTCTTCGTGGGCGTCAAGTACGTCAACAAGCTGGCCCTGGTGTTCCTGGCATGCGTGGTGCTCTCCATCCTCGCCATCTACGCCGGCGTCATCAAAACTGCCTTCGACCCGCCCGACATCCC GGTCTGTCTGCTGGGGAACCGCACGCTGTCCCGACGTGGTTTCGACGTCTGTGCCAAAGTCCACACCGCCAACAATGGCTCAGCGACCACCGCGCTCTGGGGCATCTTCTGCAACGGCTCCGCGGACAGCACCTCCTGCGACCAGTACTTCCTCCACAACAACGTCACCGAGATCCAGGGCATCCCGGGCGTGGCCAGTGGTGTCCTCCTGG ACAACCTGTGGAGCGCGTACGCGGATAAGGGGGCATTTGTGGAGAAAAAGGGGGTGCCCTCAGTGGCCGTGCCGGAGGAGGCCCGTGCCCGTGGGCTGCCCTACGTGCTCACCGACATCATGACCTACTTCACCATGCTGGTCGGCATCTACTTCCCATCCGTGACCG GCATCATGGCGGGCTCAAACCGGTCTGGGGACCTCAGGGATGCGCAGAAGTCCATCCCCACCGGGACCATCCTGGCCATCGTGACCACGTCTTTCATTT ACCTCTCTTGCATCGTGCTTTTCGGGGCCTGCATCGAAGGCGTGATCTTACGAGATAA gttcGGGGAGGCCCTGCAGGGGAACCTCGTCATCGGGATGCTGGCCTGGCCTTCACCCTGGGTCATCGTCATCGGCTCCTTCTTCTCCACCTGTGGGGCCGGCCTGCAGAGCCTGACTGGGGCACCACGCCTGCTGCAGGCCATCGCCCGGGACTCCATCGTCCCCTTCCTGCAG GTGTTTGGCCATGGGAAGGCCAACGGGGAGCCCACGTGGGCCCTGCTGCTCACAGCGCTCATCTGCGAGACAGGCATCCTCATCGCCTCCCTGGACAGCGTGGCCCCCATCCTGTCCAT GTTTTTCCTCATGTGCTACATGTTCGTGAACCTGGCCTGTGCCCTGCAGACGCTGCTGCGCACGCCCAGCTGGCGCCCGCGCTTCAAGTACTACCACTG GACCCTGTCCTTCCTGGGCATGAGCCTCTGCTTCGCCCTGATGTTCATCTGCTCCTGGTACTACGCGCTGTGCGCCATGCTCATTGCCGGCTGCATCTACAAGTACATCGAGTACCGCGG AGCCGAGAAGGAGTGGGGCGATGGCATCCGCGGGCTGTCCTTGAATGCCGCCCGCTACGCCCTGCTGCATGTGGAGCACGGCCCGCTGCATACCAAGAACTGGAG GCCCCAGGTGCTGGTGCTGCTGAACCTGGACACCGAGCAGCACGTGAAGCACCCCCGCCTGCTCTCCTTCACGTCGCAGCTCAAGGCCGGCAGGGGCCTGACCATCGTGGGCTCCGTGCTGGAGGGCACCTTCCTGGACAAGCATGTGGAGGCCCAGCAGGCCGAGGAG AACATCCGGGCCCTGATGAGCGCCGAGAAGACCAAGGGCTTCTGCCAGCTGGTGGTGTCGTCCAGCCTGCGGGACGGCATGTCGCACCTCATCCAGTCGGCCGGCCTGGGGGCCATGAAGCACAATACGGTGCTCGTGGGCTGGCCCGGGGCCTGGAGGCAGGCAGACGGCCCCTCCTCCTGGAGGAACTTCGTGG ACACCGTGCGTGACACCACAGCTGCCCAGCAGGCCCTGCTGGTGGCCAAGAACGTGGACCTGTTCCCCCACAACCAGCAGCGCTTCAGCAGCGGGCACATCGACGTCTGGTGGATCGTCCACGACGGGGGCCTGCTCATGCTGTTGCCCTTCCTGCTGCGGCAGCACAAG GTGTGGAGGAGGTGTCAGATGCGCATCTTCACGGTGGCCCAGGTGGACGACAACAGCATCCAGATGAAGAAGGACCTGCAGACCTTCCTGTACCACCTGCGGATCAGCGCcgaggtggaggtggtggagatg GTGGAGAACGACATCTCAGCCTTCACCTACGAGCGGACGCTGATGATGGAGCAGCGGTCACAAATGCTGAAGCAGATGCAGCTGTCCAAGACGGAGCGGGAACGGGAG gcTCAGCTCATCCATGATAGGAACACGGCTTCCCACTCGGCCATGGCCAGCAGGGCCCAGGTCCCGTCCACGCCCGACAGGGTGCAGATGACCTGGACGAAGGAGAAGCTGGTTGCTGAGAAGCATCGGAACAAGGACACCACCGTGTCCGGGTTCAAGGACCTCTTCAGCCTGAAGCC AGAATGGGGAAACCT GAGCCAGTCCAACGTGAGGCGGATGCACACAGCCGTGCGGCTCAACGGCGTCGTCCTGGACAAGTCGCAGGACGCCCAGCTGGTCCTGCTGAACATGCCGGGGCCCCCCAAGAACCGGCAGGGGGATGAGAACT ACATGGAGTTCCTTGAGGTCCTGACCGAGGGGCTGAACAGGGTGCTGTTGGTCAGGGGCAGCGGCCGGGAGGTGGTCACCATCTACTCATAG